A genomic segment from Candidatus Poribacteria bacterium encodes:
- a CDS encoding AAA family ATPase, with the protein MFLKSIRLNNVKCFSDIALPFEDENGGTRKWTLLLAENGMGKSTLLKVIALITGGSDAITDLLGEPSDWVRSETRGCEISAVLVTTEGEEREIRLQIAPEDTRTDVIKKNEQSLAWLDKALKGKKEDYFVLGFGASRHLNTANSRRTKTSEFTNKRAQRVATLFDPNATTKSIDSWAMDLDYRGNGTALETVRKVLSKLLPKIKFHSIDKQKGHLLFDTPDGIVPLHCLSDGYLAMAAWIGDLLFQVSEVSGDSQEKPLTAKGLLLIDEIDLHLHPKRQRQLLSLLDKWLPNFQFVATTHSPMAAQQAGEGELHYLMRERGKIRLYPFSGAPNTLLLHQLVMSPAFGLDTDESKSVEDMKNRYRTLRDKADLSAKEQAELDKLTTVITELPFGGRASMILSEDHEQLLRKIEKELQEDRV; encoded by the coding sequence ATGTTTCTCAAATCAATCCGTTTGAACAATGTCAAATGTTTTTCTGATATTGCTCTACCATTTGAAGACGAGAATGGCGGCACCCGCAAGTGGACCCTCTTGCTGGCTGAAAATGGCATGGGTAAGAGTACACTTCTGAAAGTTATTGCCTTGATAACTGGGGGTAGTGACGCGATAACGGATCTGTTAGGAGAACCCTCCGACTGGGTCCGGTCCGAAACGCGCGGATGTGAAATCTCTGCCGTTTTGGTTACAACGGAAGGAGAGGAACGCGAGATTCGCTTACAGATCGCGCCCGAAGATACCCGCACTGATGTCATCAAGAAAAACGAACAGAGTCTCGCCTGGCTTGATAAGGCACTCAAAGGGAAAAAGGAGGACTACTTTGTTCTCGGTTTCGGTGCGTCCCGCCATCTCAATACAGCAAACAGTCGAAGAACAAAGACATCGGAATTCACAAACAAAAGAGCACAACGCGTCGCTACCCTATTCGACCCTAATGCGACCACCAAATCGATCGATTCTTGGGCAATGGACCTCGACTACAGAGGAAACGGCACTGCATTGGAAACCGTCCGAAAGGTACTCAGCAAGCTACTACCGAAGATAAAGTTTCACAGCATTGATAAACAGAAGGGGCACTTACTGTTTGATACTCCAGATGGTATTGTGCCGTTACATTGTCTCAGCGACGGGTATCTCGCAATGGCAGCTTGGATAGGCGACTTGTTGTTCCAAGTTTCAGAAGTCTCTGGTGATTCACAGGAAAAACCGCTTACCGCAAAGGGACTCCTCCTCATTGATGAGATTGACCTGCATCTCCATCCAAAGCGGCAACGCCAACTATTATCACTTCTTGACAAATGGTTACCGAATTTTCAGTTCGTTGCAACGACGCACTCGCCCATGGCCGCGCAACAGGCAGGTGAAGGGGAACTTCACTATTTGATGCGCGAAAGAGGGAAAATTCGCCTCTATCCATTTTCCGGTGCCCCTAACACGCTCCTTTTACACCAACTGGTAATGTCTCCCGCGTTCGGGTTAGATACCGATGAGTCAAAATCGGTTGAGGACATGAAGAATCGATACCGGACTCTCCGAGACAAAGCGGACCTGTCGGCTAAGGAGCAAGCAGAATTGGATAAACTAACTACCGTCATTACTGAACTGCCCTTTGGCGGTAGAGCAAGTATGATACTTTCTGAAGATCATGAGCAGCTCCTGCGAAAAATTGAGAAAGAATTGCAGGAGGATAGGGTATGA